One Chthoniobacterales bacterium DNA segment encodes these proteins:
- a CDS encoding FAD-dependent oxidoreductase has translation MKPAFSSPRIRVVPLEADFVVVGGGMAGVCAALAAARNGASVVLIQDRTVLGGNASSEIRMHIVGADCHGRRPGARESGIIEELRLEDSFRNPHRSYSQWDLLLYEKLKTEPRITLLLDTALVACRKKDTLICSVSALRHSTEELFEIKGTIFADCSGDCALGAEAGADFHVGREAREQYGESLAQPTADKQTLGSSILLTGREYSSAQQFHTPSWARRFQKEDLFRRPIQGFEYGYWWFEWGGQLDTIRDNEVIRHELLRIAVGIWDYIKNSGDYPASANWALDWVGMVPGKRESRRLLGPHVLSQSDLQSGQIFPDAVAYGGWAIDLHPPLGVDAKTEPPFTPTHLPHLYTIPLRALFSRNVSNLLFAGRNISATHVAFASTRVMATCSIVGQAIGTAAALAIREGCEMRQLIGAPLMTKVQQMLLRDDAFIPSLYNHDPNDLARAAKVSASDSTEGFEAGLIQDGHTRDLPPEFGSWSDGLIHHWRSLSLPAWVELELPKESEIREIHLTFDSGFQRELTLSLSVSTNRAILRGAQPELVRSYTISVDGCEIVKEMANFLRKRTHKLETPVVARRIRIDVQQTHGVAEARLFEVRLY, from the coding sequence ATGAAACCTGCTTTTTCCTCTCCTCGAATCCGTGTCGTCCCGCTCGAAGCGGACTTTGTTGTCGTTGGTGGAGGAATGGCAGGTGTTTGCGCCGCCCTCGCCGCCGCGAGGAACGGGGCTTCGGTCGTGCTGATTCAAGACCGCACCGTTCTCGGAGGCAATGCGTCGAGCGAGATTCGTATGCACATCGTGGGCGCAGACTGCCACGGGCGACGGCCGGGCGCGCGCGAATCAGGAATCATTGAAGAATTGCGGCTGGAGGATTCTTTTCGTAACCCTCATCGCAGCTATTCTCAGTGGGATCTCCTGCTCTATGAGAAGCTAAAGACCGAGCCTCGCATTACGCTTCTTCTGGACACCGCCCTTGTCGCCTGCCGCAAGAAGGATACCCTAATTTGCTCGGTTTCAGCCCTGCGGCATTCGACCGAGGAATTGTTCGAAATCAAAGGCACCATTTTTGCGGATTGCTCGGGAGACTGCGCCCTTGGTGCCGAAGCCGGGGCCGATTTTCATGTCGGTCGAGAGGCGCGAGAGCAATATGGTGAAAGTCTGGCGCAGCCGACAGCCGATAAACAGACTTTGGGCAGTTCAATCCTGCTGACCGGGAGGGAATACTCCTCCGCGCAGCAATTTCATACTCCCTCTTGGGCGCGGCGCTTTCAGAAAGAGGATCTTTTTCGCCGTCCCATTCAGGGCTTTGAGTATGGATACTGGTGGTTCGAGTGGGGCGGACAGCTCGACACGATTCGGGATAATGAAGTGATCCGGCACGAGCTTCTGCGCATCGCGGTTGGAATCTGGGATTACATCAAGAACTCAGGCGACTACCCCGCCTCTGCAAACTGGGCACTCGACTGGGTCGGAATGGTGCCGGGAAAGCGAGAATCGCGCAGGCTGCTCGGACCCCATGTTCTCTCGCAATCGGACCTCCAGTCAGGCCAAATCTTTCCCGATGCGGTCGCTTACGGAGGCTGGGCGATTGACCTGCATCCTCCTCTCGGTGTGGACGCAAAAACGGAACCGCCCTTTACGCCCACGCATCTGCCACATTTGTATACGATACCGCTCCGCGCACTTTTCTCACGGAACGTTTCAAATTTGCTTTTTGCCGGTCGCAATATTAGCGCCACGCATGTGGCGTTTGCGAGCACTCGGGTGATGGCAACTTGCTCCATCGTAGGCCAGGCCATTGGCACAGCGGCTGCCTTGGCTATTCGCGAGGGCTGTGAAATGCGACAGCTTATTGGAGCCCCCTTGATGACAAAGGTTCAGCAGATGTTGCTAAGAGATGACGCTTTTATCCCTTCGCTCTACAACCATGATCCAAACGACTTGGCGCGAGCGGCAAAGGTTAGCGCCTCGGATTCAACTGAGGGGTTTGAGGCCGGACTGATCCAGGACGGCCATACGCGCGATCTGCCACCAGAGTTCGGTTCTTGGTCCGACGGGCTGATTCACCACTGGCGCTCACTGAGCCTGCCGGCTTGGGTGGAACTCGAGCTTCCTAAAGAATCTGAAATCAGGGAAATCCATCTTACTTTCGATTCCGGCTTTCAGCGCGAACTCACACTCTCGCTCAGCGTTTCGACCAATCGGGCTATTCTTCGCGGGGCACAGCCTGAGTTGGTTCGTTCTTACACTATTTCGGTGGACGGGTGCGAGATCGTGAAGGAAATGGCTAATTTTCTAAGAAAGAGGACGCACAAACTGGAGACCCCGGTTGTGGCCAGGCGCATCCGCATCGACGTCCAGCAGACACACGGCGTGGCCGAGGCGCGCCTTTTCGAAGTCCGCCTTTATTGA